In the Flavisolibacter tropicus genome, one interval contains:
- a CDS encoding response regulator encodes MSALSRGMIHRVLVVDDDIDWLMLLERRLAKEGYIVETAASLPEAEEIIASFNPHLVLLDINVNGNDGRQLCWKLKHSSATVAVKVVLMSGYDCSTARATLFGADAVLAKPIPLEFLLFSLQQQLAPSSSQSLRTT; translated from the coding sequence ATGAGTGCTTTAAGTAGAGGGATGATACACAGAGTTTTAGTAGTAGACGACGATATAGATTGGCTGATGCTCTTAGAGCGTCGTTTAGCCAAGGAGGGCTATATTGTTGAAACAGCAGCCTCCTTGCCCGAGGCTGAGGAAATTATTGCCTCTTTTAACCCCCACCTGGTACTGCTGGACATTAACGTTAATGGCAACGATGGGCGACAGCTTTGCTGGAAACTAAAACATTCATCCGCTACAGTAGCTGTGAAAGTGGTGTTGATGTCGGGTTACGACTGCAGCACGGCCCGTGCTACTTTATTCGGAGCAGATGCTGTATTGGCCAAGCCAATTCCTTTAGAATTCTTATTGTTTAGCCTGCAACAACAGCTTGCACCCAGTAGCAGTCAATCCTTACGCACTACCTAG
- a CDS encoding Tim44 domain-containing protein, translated as MTNMLRNKKAVLLTILLTLCVCLLFARAGGGGGSGGSSSSGGHGHGGGGGPFGFIGLIIWGLYTVVLTVVLFWKKKSALKVIAVAKDDIWNLEHMQQTVENTFYAMQDAWMERDLLKLSKIISCSFYNNNDWQLQNMKANHEKNILENITISSIQIISCRDYREDYLDTFSAFIKGTMIDYTIDDRSGEIIKGSSTNTEKFKDLYVFTRDENTWVLNQIVNDPDLISVLEATSITEEEPANVNIGL; from the coding sequence ATGACTAACATGCTGAGAAATAAGAAAGCAGTACTTCTAACTATACTCTTAACCCTTTGTGTCTGCTTGCTTTTTGCAAGAGCAGGTGGGGGAGGCGGATCAGGTGGCTCAAGTAGTTCGGGCGGACACGGCCATGGAGGCGGAGGTGGACCGTTTGGTTTCATTGGATTAATTATTTGGGGGCTTTACACTGTTGTTCTTACAGTTGTACTCTTTTGGAAAAAGAAGTCTGCCTTAAAGGTGATAGCTGTAGCAAAAGATGATATTTGGAACCTGGAACACATGCAACAAACTGTGGAGAATACTTTCTATGCAATGCAGGATGCATGGATGGAAAGAGATCTACTCAAATTATCAAAGATTATTAGTTGTAGTTTCTACAATAACAATGATTGGCAGCTGCAAAATATGAAAGCCAATCATGAGAAAAATATTTTGGAAAACATCACCATTAGTTCCATTCAGATAATTTCTTGCAGGGACTACCGGGAAGATTACCTGGATACCTTTTCTGCATTCATCAAAGGAACGATGATCGACTATACTATCGACGATCGGAGTGGGGAAATTATAAAGGGTTCCAGCACAAATACGGAAAAGTTCAAAGATTTATACGTGTTCACCAGAGATGAAAATACTTGGGTATTAAATCAGATTGTGAACGATCCGGACCTGATTTCGGTTCTGGAAGCAACCAGCATCACAGAGGAAGAGCCGGCTAATGTCAATATTGGACTCTAG
- the map gene encoding type I methionyl aminopeptidase, whose product MSITKEAELIGMQKASEAVACTLKEMRNYAQPGMTTKHLDEYGAKILSDFGAKSAPYLTYGFPGWTCISVNNEFCHGIPSDNRKLKEGDLINIDVSAELDGFWSDNGSSFVLGKDINQYQKLVDASKEILHKAIYNIKGGVRISDIGYLIETEAKKRGYKVIKNLTGHGVGRSLHEEPSEIANYKDRFNLTRFKKNAVVAIETFIATASTYAETLNDGWTMVGNKGGFMAQHEHTIVVTDGKPIILTAMNGIWN is encoded by the coding sequence ATGTCAATAACAAAAGAAGCAGAACTGATCGGAATGCAAAAAGCAAGTGAAGCAGTTGCCTGCACATTGAAGGAGATGCGGAACTATGCACAGCCTGGTATGACGACCAAACATTTAGACGAATATGGAGCAAAAATACTTTCGGATTTTGGGGCAAAGTCAGCACCTTATCTAACCTATGGTTTTCCTGGTTGGACTTGCATCAGCGTGAACAATGAATTTTGTCACGGTATTCCATCCGACAACAGAAAACTGAAAGAAGGCGATTTGATCAATATCGATGTTTCTGCTGAGCTGGATGGTTTTTGGTCGGACAATGGTAGCTCATTTGTACTAGGGAAAGATATTAACCAATACCAAAAACTGGTAGATGCTTCAAAAGAGATCTTGCATAAAGCCATCTATAACATAAAGGGTGGTGTTCGCATTTCAGACATAGGATATCTAATAGAAACGGAGGCAAAGAAGCGTGGTTACAAAGTAATTAAGAACCTGACAGGGCATGGAGTAGGCAGAAGTCTTCACGAAGAACCAAGCGAAATAGCCAATTACAAAGACCGGTTCAACCTGACAAGATTTAAGAAGAATGCTGTCGTTGCCATAGAGACTTTTATTGCTACCGCTTCAACGTATGCTGAAACCCTTAACGATGGTTGGACAATGGTTGGAAATAAAGGTGGCTTTATGGCACAGCATGAACATACTATTGTGGTTACAGACGGAAAGCCAATCATACTGACAGCGATGAACGGAATTTGGAATTGA
- a CDS encoding acyltransferase family protein — protein sequence MKDVIQGPDLLKTKQHFSILDGLRGVAALAVVIFHFMEWVFTDPSKNFIGHGFLAVDFFFCLSGFVMGYAYDDRIQKMGIGSFFKARLIRLHPLVVLGSVLGLLGFFLDPFASPLVYNTGKIVLLFVGSLFLIPIPLMEERAFNLFAFNAPSWSLFWEYVANIFYAFVLYKVGRRSLTVLTILAAAGICFVSYRAGNLLGGWSKDTFLDGGARVAYSFLAGLLIYRSNWIIKNRLGFIGLSILLSLAFFMPVTKWNGLTETLVVLFYFPLLVSLGAGSCLSPKLKKVCQFSGNISYPLYMTHYAAIWVFGNYFTNKKPPISELPYIIMLGTIFLVVIAYLVMRFYDIPVRRYLAKKWMSKQRH from the coding sequence ATGAAAGACGTAATTCAAGGTCCGGACCTTTTAAAAACGAAACAGCATTTTTCCATTCTTGATGGATTAAGAGGAGTTGCTGCGCTGGCTGTGGTCATTTTCCACTTTATGGAATGGGTCTTCACCGATCCCAGTAAAAACTTTATTGGTCATGGTTTTTTAGCAGTGGACTTTTTCTTTTGTTTATCTGGTTTTGTTATGGGCTACGCTTATGATGACCGCATCCAAAAAATGGGAATAGGATCGTTTTTCAAGGCTAGGTTAATAAGATTGCACCCCTTAGTGGTTTTGGGTTCTGTATTGGGATTATTAGGATTCTTTTTGGATCCTTTTGCATCACCCTTAGTTTACAATACCGGCAAAATTGTTTTGCTGTTTGTTGGCTCACTTTTTCTGATCCCGATTCCCCTGATGGAGGAGCGCGCCTTTAACCTCTTTGCCTTCAATGCTCCCTCCTGGTCACTCTTTTGGGAATATGTTGCCAATATATTTTACGCTTTCGTTCTTTATAAGGTGGGCCGTCGCTCCTTGACTGTTTTGACGATCCTGGCAGCTGCAGGTATTTGCTTTGTTAGTTATCGGGCGGGAAACCTGCTGGGTGGATGGTCAAAAGATACTTTCTTAGACGGAGGCGCCCGTGTGGCATATTCCTTTTTAGCGGGCCTCTTAATTTACCGCTCAAATTGGATCATTAAAAACAGACTTGGATTTATAGGCCTGAGCATTTTGTTGTCTTTAGCCTTCTTTATGCCCGTTACTAAGTGGAATGGGCTGACAGAGACGCTGGTGGTACTTTTCTATTTTCCCCTGCTGGTTTCCCTTGGAGCCGGCTCATGCCTGTCGCCTAAATTGAAAAAGGTTTGCCAGTTTTCAGGCAACATCTCTTACCCTCTTTACATGACGCACTATGCTGCTATATGGGTCTTTGGAAACTATTTTACCAATAAAAAGCCACCGATAAGTGAACTACCCTACATCATTATGCTGGGCACCATTTTCCTTGTTGTTATTGCTTATTTAGTAATGAGGTTCTATGATATACCGGTTAGGCGATACCTGGCTAAAAAATGGATGTCAAAACAAAGGCATTAG
- a CDS encoding carboxypeptidase-like regulatory domain-containing protein, which yields MNKALLLAAALFFTLFTNAQTASVSGNVITNYITSKSSFTRQEIGAVVYLFDLNKKYSFDYYKDVNIIKKTRTDINGNYTFNDLPAGTYLLCISSRGALGNWYKTYHDITDSFSVPIKTVSGYDFSTDQSSLQQEIKSLHQQAEEATAAHDNKKYKKAMDQMNKKIDKYFGNVPYLVKELFDLNGGAEVPKDFRIIEIKAGQNEKTETLFVGMLD from the coding sequence ATGAACAAAGCTTTGTTATTAGCCGCTGCATTATTTTTTACACTTTTTACAAATGCACAAACAGCAAGTGTTTCAGGAAATGTTATAACTAATTATATCACATCCAAAAGCTCATTTACCAGGCAGGAAATTGGTGCAGTAGTTTACCTTTTTGATCTGAATAAAAAATATTCTTTCGATTATTATAAAGATGTAAATATTATCAAAAAAACAAGAACGGATATAAATGGCAACTACACTTTTAATGATCTGCCGGCGGGAACCTATCTGCTTTGTATCTCTTCCAGAGGAGCACTGGGCAACTGGTACAAAACCTACCACGATATTACAGATTCCTTTAGTGTGCCAATAAAAACGGTTAGTGGATACGATTTTAGTACTGATCAGTCTTCCTTACAACAAGAGATCAAATCATTGCATCAGCAAGCGGAAGAAGCCACAGCTGCACATGACAATAAAAAGTATAAAAAGGCAATGGACCAAATGAACAAAAAAATTGATAAGTATTTCGGTAATGTGCCCTATCTGGTAAAAGAACTTTTTGATCTCAATGGTGGCGCCGAAGTGCCAAAGGATTTTAGAATAATTGAAATAAAAGCGGGCCAGAACGAAAAGACTGAAACATTATTTGTTGGCATGCTCGATTAA